From Polyodon spathula isolate WHYD16114869_AA chromosome 24, ASM1765450v1, whole genome shotgun sequence, one genomic window encodes:
- the LOC121298784 gene encoding synapse differentiation-inducing gene protein 1-like: protein MSKQNPNYPGECPEKRDYADPPPAYHDPEVVGYQMGYSGPQQYVAYPPGQGSSQGQHPMGQGPAVTVQPAIYLQRAPLEYPMPDYLGYSIFTMLCCCLPLGIAALIYSISTRDANNMGNAELAKKNSRLARNLNHTGLGIGIAILILWIAYVAFAASLR, encoded by the exons ATGAGCAAGCAAAATCCAAACTACCCGGGGGAGTGCCCCGAAAAAAGAGATTACGCCGATCCTCCTCCTGCTTACCATGATCCCGAGGTGGTTGGGTATCAGATGGGCTACTCCGGGCCTCAGCAGTACGTCGCCTACCCCCCTGGACAGGGGTCCTCCCAGGGCCAACACCCCATGGGGCAGGGGCCGGCGGTCACTGTGCAGCCCGCAATCTACTTGCAAAGGGCCCCCCTAGAGTACCCCATGCCTGACTATTTGGGGTACTCAATTTTCACCATGCTGTGCTGCTGCCTTCCACTGGGCATCGCCGCTCTGATCTATTCCATTTCG aCTCGAGATGCCAATAATATGGGAAATGCAGAACTGGCCAAAAAGAACTCCAGACTAGCCCGGAACCTGAACCACACCGGCTTGGGCATCGGCATTGCCATCCTTATCCTGTGGATCGCTTACGTGGCGTTCGCCGCGTCACTGCGCTGA